A region of Nocardioides alkalitolerans DNA encodes the following proteins:
- the mtrA gene encoding MtrAB system response regulator MtrA codes for MTSTDRAASGTADPDSRGRVLVVDDDASLAEMLTIVLRQEGFEPAVCLRGDEALAAVREFRPDVLLLDVMLPGKDGIEVCREVRAESGVPIVMLTAKGDTVDVVVGLESGADDYVVKPFKPKELVARIRARVRRLDAPVQETLAIGDLTIDVAGHQVSRGDEVISLTPLEFDLLVCLARKPWQAFSREVLLEEVWGYRHAADTRLVNVHVQRLRSKVEHDPERPEIVLTVRGVGYKAGPS; via the coding sequence GTGACCAGCACTGACCGCGCGGCCTCCGGCACCGCCGATCCCGACAGCCGCGGGCGCGTGCTCGTCGTCGACGACGACGCGTCGCTGGCGGAGATGCTCACCATCGTGCTGCGCCAGGAGGGATTCGAGCCGGCCGTCTGCCTGCGGGGCGACGAGGCCCTCGCCGCGGTGCGGGAGTTCCGTCCCGACGTGCTCCTCCTCGACGTCATGCTGCCGGGCAAGGACGGCATCGAGGTCTGCCGCGAGGTGCGCGCCGAGTCGGGCGTGCCCATCGTGATGCTGACCGCGAAGGGCGACACCGTCGACGTCGTCGTGGGCCTCGAGTCGGGTGCGGACGACTACGTGGTGAAGCCGTTCAAGCCCAAGGAGCTCGTGGCCCGCATCCGTGCCCGCGTGCGGCGCCTCGACGCCCCCGTGCAGGAGACCCTCGCCATCGGCGACCTCACGATCGACGTCGCGGGGCACCAGGTGTCGCGCGGGGACGAGGTCATCAGCCTCACGCCGCTGGAGTTCGACCTCCTCGTCTGCCTCGCCCGCAAGCCGTGGCAGGCGTTCAGCCGGGAGGTGCTCCTCGAGGAGGTGTGGGGCTACCGCCACGCGGCGGACACCCGTCTCGTCAACGTGCACGTCCAGCGGCTGCGCTCGAAGGTCGAGCACGACCCCGAGCGTCCCGAGATCGTCCTGACGGTGCGCGGCGTGGGCTACAAGGCAGGGCCGTCCTGA
- the mtrB gene encoding MtrAB system histidine kinase MtrB, producing the protein MLTPRLAPLARRLPRRSPRPPGSATGGGIGAAVGRALTIWRRSVSARVVVSTVLLSTVVVGAVSWLLVVQVRDGLLDDRVRAATAEAETETVQAVDRLVGGSDFDVASQLELVAAPLSQRGAVRGYEVLVARSDADPASDLTTSGSISSPDLDLTSVPRSLREHFTGSAQLAWAWTSLRTADDGVTSEVPGIVVGTQVQLPADGRPYTLYLLFPMEQEQETLALVTRSVLVADALLVVLIGGVTYLVARQVVTPIRLARKVAERLAAGRLQERLRVSGQDDLARLASSFNQMASNLQRQIQQLEELSRVQRRFVADVSHELRTPLTTVRMAGDMLHDARTDFDPPTARAAELLQVELDRFERLLGELLEISRYDAGAVALEVEDVDLRDVVERVVRQTATVAAGSGVQVDVREPGRPCVCAADGRRVERIVRNLVTNAIDHAESRDVVITVDADEHSAAIAVRDYGVGLAPGESAMVFNRFWRADPARARTSGGTGLGLSIALEDAHLHGGWLQAWGTPGGGAQFRLTLPRHSGDQLRHSPIPLLPADAEPVR; encoded by the coding sequence GTGCTGACGCCCCGCCTGGCCCCGCTGGCACGCCGGCTGCCGCGCCGGTCCCCCCGACCACCGGGGTCGGCGACCGGGGGCGGGATCGGCGCGGCGGTCGGCCGCGCGCTGACGATCTGGCGCCGTTCCGTCTCCGCGCGCGTCGTGGTCTCGACCGTGCTGCTCTCGACGGTCGTGGTGGGCGCCGTGAGCTGGCTGCTCGTGGTGCAGGTGCGCGACGGCCTCCTCGACGACCGGGTGCGCGCGGCCACCGCGGAGGCTGAGACGGAGACCGTGCAGGCGGTCGACCGGCTGGTCGGGGGGTCCGACTTCGACGTGGCCAGCCAGCTCGAGCTGGTCGCAGCGCCGTTGAGCCAGCGCGGCGCGGTGCGGGGCTACGAGGTGCTGGTCGCGCGCTCCGACGCCGACCCGGCCAGCGACCTGACGACGAGCGGCTCCATCTCCTCGCCGGACCTCGACCTGACGAGCGTGCCCCGCTCGCTGCGCGAGCACTTCACGGGCAGCGCCCAGCTGGCCTGGGCCTGGACGAGCCTGCGGACGGCCGACGACGGCGTCACCTCCGAGGTGCCGGGCATCGTGGTCGGCACGCAGGTGCAGCTCCCGGCCGACGGCCGCCCCTACACCCTCTACCTGCTGTTCCCCATGGAGCAGGAGCAGGAGACCCTCGCCCTGGTGACCCGCTCGGTGCTCGTCGCCGACGCGCTCCTGGTGGTGCTCATCGGCGGTGTCACCTACCTCGTCGCCCGCCAGGTCGTCACCCCGATCCGGCTCGCCCGCAAGGTCGCCGAGCGGCTCGCCGCCGGACGGCTCCAGGAGCGCCTGCGGGTGTCCGGGCAGGACGACCTCGCCCGCCTCGCGTCGTCGTTCAATCAGATGGCCTCCAACCTCCAGCGCCAGATCCAGCAGCTCGAGGAGCTCAGCCGCGTGCAGCGCCGCTTCGTGGCCGACGTGTCCCACGAGCTCCGCACCCCGCTGACGACGGTGCGCATGGCCGGCGACATGCTCCACGACGCCCGCACCGACTTCGACCCGCCCACCGCCCGCGCCGCCGAGCTCCTCCAAGTCGAGCTCGACCGCTTCGAGCGGCTCCTCGGCGAGCTCCTCGAGATCAGCCGGTACGACGCGGGAGCGGTCGCCCTCGAGGTCGAGGACGTCGACCTGCGCGACGTGGTCGAGAGGGTCGTCCGCCAGACCGCGACCGTGGCCGCGGGCTCGGGCGTCCAGGTCGACGTGCGCGAGCCCGGGCGGCCCTGCGTGTGCGCGGCGGACGGGCGGCGCGTCGAGCGGATCGTGCGCAACCTGGTGACCAACGCGATCGACCACGCGGAGTCGCGCGACGTGGTCATCACCGTCGACGCCGACGAGCACAGCGCGGCCATCGCGGTGCGGGACTACGGCGTCGGGCTGGCGCCGGGGGAGTCGGCCATGGTGTTCAACCGGTTCTGGCGGGCCGACCCGGCACGCGCCCGCACGTCGGGCGGCACGGGCCTCGGCCTGTCGATCGCGCTGGAGGACGCCCACCTCCATGGCGGCTGGCTCCAGGCGTGGGGCACCCCCGGCGGGGGCGCCCAGTTCCGGTTGACGCTGCCGCGCCACTCCGGCGACCAGCTGCGGCACAGCCCGATCCCGCTCCTCCCTGCCGACGCGGAGCCGGTCCGGTGA
- a CDS encoding LpqB family beta-propeller domain-containing protein has product MRADARRTHRRPALRALLAAVLASALAVLLLAGCVRLPDSGDVTVPDDVPDGVGDAAVDYVPPGPTPGETPDEIVQHFLGAMRATSLQTSVARSFLTEATAEAWSPEQRTIVYEDASRPTSGTTVSVDLQGSASLDDRGQWVGEPSGADRTVTFGMQQEDGEWRIATLPNALIVPLTWLEARYQRADLYFLDPSSRILVPTPVFVPSGEQLASRLVNALLEGPPDTLTGVVDTALGGTGPGTTVEVSSSGLASIRTTGVDGAPGALTEPMVAQLAWTLRQVPSIVRIRVLVDDVALRVPDGGTDFAVGAGQRYTPDVAGADAALYGLDGDQVVELDGTATEPVAGTEELLGTGVQRLAVDLFGTRVAAQVADGSVVVVPLDDPAAPTARIPVEGTARMSWDFAGRLWIADGDDEARLRVVSSGTVTSLDAPDLVGQRITSLTVSRDGSRLVAVVGVPGAQRVVVSRVRYDERGGVADVVEPAQDLAVDAAGLTVLDVGWRSATEVVVLARIDDTLVQLQRVPVDGSPGADDGTTLLMSEAERLVTSTSPGTQLLLVGPQLVEEYDGARLVASDARVAGLTYPG; this is encoded by the coding sequence GTGAGGGCGGACGCGCGCCGTACGCATCGGCGTCCCGCGCTGCGCGCCCTGCTGGCCGCGGTGCTCGCCTCGGCGCTGGCCGTGCTCCTGCTGGCCGGGTGCGTGCGTCTGCCCGACTCGGGGGACGTGACGGTCCCCGACGACGTGCCCGACGGTGTCGGCGACGCGGCGGTCGACTACGTGCCGCCCGGCCCGACACCGGGGGAGACGCCCGACGAGATCGTGCAGCACTTCCTGGGCGCCATGCGGGCCACCTCGCTGCAGACGAGCGTGGCGCGGTCGTTCCTGACGGAGGCCACGGCCGAGGCATGGTCGCCGGAGCAGCGCACGATCGTCTACGAGGACGCGTCCCGCCCGACGAGCGGCACGACCGTCAGCGTCGACCTCCAGGGCAGCGCGAGCCTCGACGACCGGGGGCAGTGGGTCGGGGAGCCGAGCGGGGCCGACCGCACGGTCACCTTCGGCATGCAGCAGGAGGACGGGGAGTGGCGCATCGCCACCCTGCCCAACGCCCTGATCGTGCCGCTGACGTGGCTGGAGGCGCGCTACCAGCGGGCGGACCTCTACTTCCTCGACCCCTCGTCGCGCATCCTCGTGCCCACGCCGGTCTTCGTGCCGAGCGGGGAGCAGCTCGCGTCGCGGCTCGTCAACGCGCTCCTCGAGGGACCGCCGGACACGCTGACGGGCGTGGTCGACACCGCCCTCGGCGGGACGGGGCCCGGCACGACGGTCGAGGTGTCGTCGTCGGGCCTGGCCTCGATCCGGACGACCGGCGTCGACGGCGCGCCCGGGGCGCTGACGGAGCCCATGGTCGCCCAGCTGGCGTGGACGTTGCGCCAGGTGCCGTCCATCGTGCGGATCCGCGTGCTGGTCGACGACGTCGCGCTGCGGGTGCCCGACGGCGGCACCGACTTCGCGGTCGGTGCCGGACAGCGCTACACCCCCGACGTCGCCGGCGCCGACGCCGCGCTCTACGGGCTGGACGGCGACCAGGTCGTCGAGCTCGACGGGACCGCGACCGAGCCCGTGGCCGGCACCGAGGAGCTCCTCGGGACCGGGGTGCAGCGCCTGGCCGTCGACCTCTTCGGCACGCGCGTCGCCGCGCAGGTGGCGGACGGGTCGGTCGTGGTCGTCCCTCTCGACGACCCCGCGGCCCCGACCGCCCGCATCCCGGTCGAGGGCACCGCCCGCATGTCCTGGGACTTCGCCGGTCGCCTGTGGATCGCCGACGGGGACGACGAGGCGCGGCTGCGCGTCGTCAGCTCCGGCACGGTCACCTCGCTCGACGCGCCCGACCTGGTCGGGCAGCGCATCACGTCCCTCACGGTCTCGCGCGACGGGTCGCGGCTCGTCGCCGTGGTCGGTGTGCCGGGAGCGCAGCGGGTGGTCGTGTCGCGGGTGCGCTACGACGAGCGGGGCGGCGTCGCGGACGTCGTCGAGCCGGCCCAGGACCTCGCGGTCGACGCCGCGGGCCTCACGGTGCTCGACGTCGGCTGGCGCTCGGCGACGGAGGTCGTCGTGCTCGCCCGCATCGACGACACGCTGGTGCAGCTGCAGCGCGTGCCCGTCGACGGCTCCCCGGGCGCGGACGACGGCACGACGCTCCTCATGAGCGAGGCCGAGCGGCTCGTGACGTCCACCTCCCCGGGCACGCAGCTGCTCCTCGTCGGGCCGCAGCTCGTCGAGGAGTACGACGGAGCCCGCCTCGTCGCGTCCGACGCACGCGTCGCCGGTCTCACCTATCCCGGCTGA
- a CDS encoding ComF family protein: MGTGWFVDAATDLVTGSACVGCARPGRLVCALCAATLPDRGAPAVVDPWPAGLVPTWAGAPHADLARALVIGHKERGRWGLRAPLGRLLAAAVAAGVGPPGGRLLLCAVPSRPGTVRSRGHDATGAVVARAARTLRAQGYDAVRVDLLRSGRALDQGDLDAAGRAVNLVGTMRCPAHLLRAAAARHGRGAVVLCDDVVTTGATLVEAARALASSGVPPLLAATVTSTPRRGGRGTRTSVDSQARSLPRVERGD; encoded by the coding sequence GTGGGCACCGGCTGGTTCGTGGACGCGGCGACCGACCTCGTGACCGGCAGCGCGTGCGTCGGGTGCGCCCGCCCCGGCCGTCTGGTGTGTGCGCTCTGTGCGGCCACGCTGCCGGACCGGGGCGCGCCCGCGGTCGTCGACCCGTGGCCCGCCGGCCTGGTGCCGACGTGGGCGGGCGCCCCCCACGCCGACCTGGCCCGGGCCCTGGTGATCGGGCACAAGGAGCGGGGTCGCTGGGGCCTGCGCGCCCCGCTCGGCCGGCTGCTCGCCGCGGCGGTGGCCGCCGGCGTCGGGCCGCCGGGTGGTCGCCTGCTCCTCTGCGCCGTGCCGTCGCGGCCCGGCACGGTGCGGAGCCGGGGGCACGACGCGACGGGTGCGGTCGTCGCGCGGGCCGCCCGCACCCTGAGGGCGCAGGGGTACGACGCGGTCCGCGTCGACCTGCTCCGCTCGGGGCGGGCGCTCGACCAGGGCGACCTCGACGCGGCGGGCCGTGCCGTCAACCTGGTGGGCACGATGCGGTGCCCGGCGCACCTGCTGCGCGCTGCGGCGGCCCGGCACGGACGGGGCGCCGTGGTGCTGTGCGACGACGTGGTGACCACCGGGGCGACGCTGGTCGAGGCGGCGCGTGCGCTGGCGAGCAGCGGCGTACCACCGCTCCTCGCCGCGACGGTGACGTCCACGCCACGGCGAGGTGGACGGGGGACGAGGACTTCAGTGGATTCCCAGGCGCGTTCCCTTCCCCGCGTGGAGAGGGGCGACTAA
- the raiA gene encoding ribosome-associated translation inhibitor RaiA — translation MEIVVTGRHVEVSEGFRSHVEEKLARLEKHDHRIIRVQVEVSEEKNPRQADRCMKVQLTAFSKGPVVRAEACADHKMGALDVALDRMAAQMRRAADRRRIHRGRHVPTSVAQALAGTGVVEERAADDLGDAPADGAPQRRQVGGIEVEGDGPLVVREKVHPAEPMTLDQALYEMELVGHDFYLFVDKANDRPSVVYRRRGYDYGVIALDLDGALEGVDGEVAGAGAGVLAGRAEA, via the coding sequence ATGGAGATCGTGGTCACCGGACGGCATGTCGAGGTGTCGGAGGGCTTCAGGTCCCACGTCGAGGAGAAGCTGGCTCGACTGGAGAAGCACGATCACCGCATCATCAGGGTGCAGGTGGAGGTCTCGGAGGAGAAGAACCCCCGTCAGGCCGACCGGTGCATGAAGGTGCAGCTCACCGCGTTCTCCAAGGGACCGGTGGTCCGGGCGGAGGCGTGCGCCGACCACAAGATGGGCGCTCTCGACGTCGCGCTGGACCGGATGGCCGCGCAGATGCGCCGGGCCGCCGACCGCCGCCGCATCCACCGCGGCCGCCACGTCCCGACCTCCGTCGCCCAGGCGCTCGCCGGCACCGGGGTGGTCGAGGAGCGGGCGGCGGACGACCTGGGCGACGCTCCTGCGGACGGCGCGCCCCAGCGGCGCCAGGTCGGGGGCATCGAGGTCGAGGGTGACGGCCCGCTGGTCGTGCGCGAGAAGGTGCACCCCGCCGAGCCCATGACGCTCGACCAGGCGCTCTACGAGATGGAGCTGGTCGGCCACGACTTCTACCTGTTCGTCGACAAGGCGAACGACCGCCCGTCGGTCGTCTACCGACGGCGGGGCTACGACTACGGCGTGATCGCGCTCGACCTCGACGGCGCCCTGGAGGGCGTCGACGGAGAGGTCGCCGGCGCCGGCGCCGGCGTGCTGGCGGGCCGCGCCGAGGCCTGA
- a CDS encoding response regulator transcription factor encodes MTPPPAATDGTSGTEPVRVIVVDDQELFRRGLTMLLGIEEGIEVVGEAGDGEAGLRLASTTAPDVVLLDVRMPKGSGIAACKAIKDAVPATKIIMLTVSDEEGDLYEAVKSGASGYLLKDSSIDEVAQAVRVVSDGQSLISPSMAVKLIDEFKHMSRAEKTPGPSLKLTERELQVLRLVATGINNREVGHRLGITDNTVKNHMRNILEKLQLHSRMEAVMYAVREKLLDVP; translated from the coding sequence GTGACGCCCCCTCCCGCCGCCACCGACGGCACCTCGGGCACCGAGCCGGTGCGCGTGATCGTCGTCGACGACCAGGAGCTGTTCCGCCGCGGGCTCACCATGCTGCTCGGGATCGAGGAGGGCATCGAGGTCGTCGGCGAGGCGGGCGACGGCGAGGCCGGTCTCCGGCTCGCGTCGACGACCGCGCCCGACGTCGTGCTCCTCGACGTCCGGATGCCGAAGGGCTCCGGGATCGCGGCGTGCAAGGCGATCAAGGACGCGGTCCCCGCGACCAAGATCATCATGCTCACCGTCTCCGACGAGGAGGGTGACCTCTACGAGGCCGTGAAGAGCGGCGCGTCGGGCTACCTGCTGAAGGACTCCTCCATCGACGAGGTCGCGCAGGCCGTGCGGGTCGTCTCCGACGGCCAGTCGCTGATCAGCCCGTCGATGGCGGTCAAGCTCATCGACGAGTTCAAGCACATGTCGCGGGCCGAGAAGACGCCCGGCCCGTCGCTGAAGCTGACCGAGCGCGAGCTGCAGGTGCTCCGCCTCGTCGCGACGGGCATCAACAACCGCGAGGTCGGTCACCGGCTCGGCATCACCGACAACACGGTGAAGAACCACATGCGCAACATCCTGGAGAAGCTCCAGCTGCACTCGCGCATGGAGGCCGTCATGTACGCGGTGCGCGAGAAGCTGCTCGACGTACCGTGA